A single window of Undibacterium sp. 5I1 DNA harbors:
- a CDS encoding alpha-amylase family glycosyl hydrolase, which yields MKVDSRVKSTSRHQHTPALRRLFGRSVLASSIAFGMLGASLPAQAANFNSADTSVQMFHWRWNDIAKECTNWLGPQGYGGVQISPPHASANLNTWYDIYQPVNFTALKSNMGTEAEFQSMINTCHAAKVRIYADVVVNHMAAGSGTGSDGSTWNSTSLQYPNFGTNDFHPACDIQDSDYNNNRNNVIVCRLVGLPDLKTEGTYVRGQVKNYLTKLLGMGVDGFRFDAAKHMAPADLQAFVTSVSSTTSAGEPVWVTQEIIADGTVNRADYFSAGTINEFKFAAAMRETFRSTNGNQLSQIRTYMGTPGNWGGTWGFVDSSKATVFVNNWDTERNGDSMNASNFTGVTNDTQGTKRYDLANIFMLAWPYGHAQIHSGFRFSNKDQNAPSASPFDASGNPKINVDWDFIHRWSDIANMVAFRAATSGQGVGNFTNGTINQIAFSRGANGFVAINNDASAWNASFQTGLAAGTYCNVVHGQLNAAKTACTSDSVVVGSNGIATVSIAANGGSTVPAVALHINQKITGTGGGGTGGGGTGGGTTCTTVSVKFRVANANTVVGQNVYVLGNRNELSNWTPATSMTIEGSGANVPWSQTIQLPPSTAIQYKFMKHGAVADVWESNQSTTSGNREAVTPACGAATLVLDAGNFKF from the coding sequence ATGAAAGTAGATTCACGCGTTAAATCGACAAGTCGTCATCAACATACACCCGCATTGCGCCGCCTGTTTGGTCGCAGTGTGTTGGCAAGTTCCATTGCCTTTGGCATGCTGGGTGCATCGTTGCCAGCGCAAGCGGCTAACTTTAATTCGGCTGATACCTCGGTGCAGATGTTTCATTGGCGTTGGAATGATATTGCTAAAGAATGTACAAACTGGCTGGGTCCGCAAGGTTATGGCGGTGTGCAGATATCGCCGCCACATGCATCTGCTAATCTGAATACCTGGTACGACATTTATCAGCCGGTGAACTTTACCGCGCTGAAAAGTAATATGGGTACGGAGGCAGAATTTCAGTCCATGATCAACACCTGTCATGCAGCAAAAGTACGGATTTATGCAGATGTGGTGGTGAATCATATGGCGGCCGGATCGGGTACAGGTTCGGACGGATCGACCTGGAATTCGACTAGCTTGCAATACCCTAACTTTGGGACAAACGACTTCCATCCGGCATGTGATATCCAGGATAGTGACTACAACAATAACCGCAACAACGTCATCGTTTGTCGCTTGGTCGGTCTGCCGGATTTAAAAACCGAAGGCACGTATGTGCGCGGACAGGTCAAAAATTATTTGACCAAATTGTTGGGTATGGGCGTCGATGGTTTCCGCTTTGATGCGGCTAAACATATGGCACCCGCTGACTTGCAGGCATTTGTTACTAGCGTCTCTAGCACGACTTCTGCTGGCGAGCCAGTTTGGGTAACGCAGGAGATTATTGCGGACGGTACCGTCAACCGCGCTGACTATTTTTCGGCGGGTACCATCAATGAATTTAAGTTTGCTGCGGCCATGCGTGAGACTTTCCGGTCTACCAATGGCAATCAACTTTCACAAATTCGTACTTATATGGGCACACCTGGCAATTGGGGCGGCACATGGGGATTTGTGGATAGTTCTAAAGCCACTGTCTTTGTAAATAATTGGGACACAGAGCGCAACGGTGATTCAATGAATGCCAGCAATTTCACCGGTGTGACGAATGATACACAGGGGACAAAACGCTACGATCTGGCGAATATTTTTATGCTGGCCTGGCCGTATGGGCATGCGCAAATTCACTCGGGTTTCCGCTTTAGTAATAAGGATCAGAACGCACCAAGTGCCAGTCCGTTTGATGCGAGTGGTAATCCCAAAATTAATGTCGATTGGGATTTTATTCATCGCTGGTCTGATATCGCTAATATGGTGGCTTTTCGCGCCGCTACATCTGGTCAGGGTGTAGGTAATTTCACCAATGGCACGATTAATCAGATTGCGTTTAGCCGTGGCGCGAATGGTTTTGTGGCGATCAATAATGATGCCTCAGCCTGGAATGCATCATTCCAAACAGGTTTGGCGGCGGGTACTTATTGCAACGTCGTACATGGTCAGTTGAACGCCGCTAAAACGGCATGCACCAGTGACAGCGTTGTTGTTGGCAGCAATGGGATTGCGACCGTCAGCATTGCGGCAAATGGTGGTTCTACCGTACCCGCTGTTGCTCTGCATATTAACCAAAAAATCACAGGCACAGGCGGTGGCGGCACAGGTGGTGGCGGCACAGGTGGCGGAACAACCTGCACAACGGTAAGCGTCAAGTTCCGCGTGGCCAACGCTAATACCGTTGTTGGCCAAAATGTCTATGTATTGGGCAACCGAAATGAGCTGAGTAATTGGACGCCAGCGACCAGTATGACAATTGAGGGAAGTGGTGCTAACGTGCCTTGGTCGCAGACTATCCAGTTGCCACCATCGACGGCGATTCAATATAAATTTATGAAACACGGCGCAGTAGCTGATGTGTGGGAAAGCAATCAATCCACCACTAGCGGTAATCGTGAAGCTGTCACGCCAGCTTGTGGCGCGGCGACTTTAGTGCTGGATGCAGGTAACTTTAAGTTTTAA
- a CDS encoding M48 family metallopeptidase gives MDTTTNSKINKSRTKGPQIAQRASLVLALWLGFWLLAIGLVIGLLWIPFAQLHYRSSLQFTGIVAGLAALSLAYSLRPRQREKTTASTAKPLSRETAAPLYAMVEKIATRLHIQAPVNIHLIGAASAFISGKRNWQGKIKTLEVGLGLPLLGTLSEQELGSVIAHEFGHFVAGDLSLGPWVYRTRMSIAHTVTDLDDSLFFLDLLFSYYGKWFLRLSSSVSRAQEFAADALASKTFGIVATRTALEKVHLIDPMWSTYLDYELGPAINRGARMPIFEGFRRFSKLGVKRAAVQVAIKRAETRKASEFDTHPSLEERVSALVPGAKPSFPPLSHCWELLGGEQATEAAWYALFDADKLTTSDWDAFGEQVLQTQIQQRFAGSWMDPKQLAFTELVTMAQRPEDSWDKLKPEGVSFLSPQGKRNHVLDILEEWIAACLIHRGFKLKATPGQPWVMLREDKAIQPAELLQQALGGSLRSVQLAQFDLKI, from the coding sequence ATGGATACAACGACCAATTCCAAAATAAATAAATCCAGAACTAAAGGGCCTCAGATTGCTCAGCGCGCTAGCCTGGTGCTGGCCTTGTGGTTGGGTTTCTGGTTGCTCGCCATCGGCCTGGTGATAGGGCTGTTATGGATACCGTTCGCCCAATTGCATTACCGTTCATCGTTGCAGTTCACTGGCATCGTGGCAGGGCTTGCGGCTTTGAGTCTGGCGTATTCACTACGCCCTCGCCAACGTGAAAAAACTACTGCCTCCACTGCCAAGCCACTATCGCGCGAGACCGCAGCGCCGCTGTATGCCATGGTAGAAAAAATCGCTACCAGGCTGCATATTCAAGCGCCGGTCAATATCCATTTAATCGGCGCTGCCAGCGCATTCATTAGCGGCAAACGCAACTGGCAAGGCAAAATTAAAACCCTAGAGGTCGGCCTTGGCTTGCCCTTGCTTGGTACCTTGTCTGAGCAAGAATTAGGTTCTGTCATCGCGCATGAATTTGGTCATTTTGTGGCGGGTGATTTATCGCTAGGACCTTGGGTGTACCGCACCCGCATGTCGATTGCGCATACCGTTACCGATCTGGATGATTCTTTATTTTTTCTGGATCTGTTATTTAGCTATTACGGCAAATGGTTTTTGCGTTTGTCGTCCAGTGTCTCGCGCGCGCAAGAGTTTGCGGCAGATGCGCTGGCATCCAAAACCTTCGGCATCGTCGCTACCCGCACCGCGCTGGAAAAAGTCCATCTGATTGATCCTATGTGGTCGACCTATCTGGACTATGAGCTTGGTCCCGCCATCAACCGTGGCGCACGGATGCCGATTTTTGAAGGCTTCCGTCGCTTTAGCAAACTAGGTGTCAAGCGCGCTGCAGTGCAGGTGGCGATCAAACGTGCGGAGACCCGCAAGGCATCCGAGTTTGATACCCATCCGTCATTGGAAGAGCGGGTAAGTGCCTTGGTGCCGGGCGCCAAACCTAGCTTTCCTCCGCTGTCCCATTGCTGGGAATTATTGGGAGGCGAACAAGCTACCGAAGCCGCCTGGTATGCCTTGTTTGATGCCGACAAACTAACGACGAGCGACTGGGATGCGTTTGGCGAACAGGTGCTGCAAACACAAATCCAGCAACGTTTTGCTGGTAGCTGGATGGATCCCAAGCAACTGGCGTTCACTGAACTGGTGACAATGGCGCAGCGTCCCGAGGACTCTTGGGATAAATTAAAACCAGAAGGTGTGAGTTTTTTATCGCCGCAAGGCAAACGTAATCATGTGCTGGATATTTTAGAAGAATGGATTGCAGCCTGTCTGATCCATCGTGGCTTCAAACTCAAAGCGACGCCAGGTCAGCCCTGGGTAATGCTGCGTGAGGATAAAGCCATACAACCTGCGGAGCTGTTACAACAAGCCTTAGGCGGCTCGCTGCGGTCGGTACAGTTGGCGCAGTTTGACTTAAAAATTTGA
- a CDS encoding formimidoylglutamate deiminase has protein sequence MSATLFARNAYLADGWAKNVRLSWSADGDLTEVICDATPDAHEVQEEFVLPGMINLHSHAFQRAMAGMTEIAGEGPDSFWTWRDLMYRMALQITPEQMEAIAAQLYMECLRHGYTSVCEFHYLHRAPDGGFYANMAETAQRVIAAAHTTGMGISMLPVLYSFADFGDVPLRHDQRRFSTNTKQILQLISQLETARNGQVEVGVAPHSLRAANVAQIKELVAALPANRPIHIHIAEQQREVDACIAHSGKRPVQLLLDTQQVDHRWCLVHATHLDKAELAAVAASKAVAGICTTTEGNLGDGFFDLPDYLAAQGRFGIGSDSHASQSPIEELRWLEYGQRLRLQGRNIASQTGQRRVGDFLWHASLQGGAQASGRQVGQLAIGKRADMLVLDDQHPNLQGLPVADLLNTWIFAGNDNLVRDVRVGGRLVVQRGRHVEQDRIQAGYADCMRVLRQS, from the coding sequence TTGAGTGCTACTTTATTTGCCCGCAATGCCTATCTTGCTGATGGTTGGGCCAAGAACGTCAGATTGAGTTGGAGTGCAGACGGTGATCTTACAGAAGTCATTTGTGATGCGACGCCTGACGCACACGAGGTACAGGAAGAATTTGTCCTGCCTGGCATGATCAATTTGCATTCTCATGCCTTCCAGCGTGCAATGGCGGGTATGACCGAAATCGCAGGCGAGGGACCGGATAGTTTCTGGACCTGGCGCGACCTGATGTATCGCATGGCGTTGCAAATCACGCCTGAACAGATGGAGGCGATTGCCGCCCAGTTATATATGGAATGCCTGCGCCATGGGTATACCAGTGTGTGCGAATTCCACTATCTGCATCGCGCGCCTGACGGCGGGTTTTATGCCAACATGGCAGAGACCGCGCAACGCGTGATTGCTGCCGCACATACTACCGGCATGGGAATCAGCATGTTGCCGGTGCTGTATAGCTTTGCCGATTTTGGTGACGTGCCGCTGCGGCATGACCAGCGTCGTTTCTCTACCAATACCAAGCAGATTTTGCAGTTGATCAGCCAGTTAGAAACCGCACGTAATGGTCAGGTTGAGGTCGGTGTCGCACCGCATTCGCTACGCGCTGCTAACGTGGCACAGATCAAGGAATTAGTGGCTGCTTTGCCAGCGAACAGGCCAATTCATATTCACATTGCCGAACAACAGAGAGAAGTCGATGCCTGTATTGCGCACAGCGGCAAACGACCAGTGCAGTTGTTGTTGGATACCCAGCAAGTCGATCATCGCTGGTGTCTGGTGCATGCCACCCATCTGGACAAAGCTGAGCTAGCAGCGGTTGCAGCCAGCAAGGCCGTCGCGGGTATCTGCACAACGACGGAGGGTAATTTGGGTGACGGATTTTTTGATCTGCCGGATTACCTTGCTGCGCAAGGTCGCTTTGGCATCGGCAGCGATAGTCACGCTTCGCAAAGTCCCATCGAGGAATTGCGCTGGCTGGAATATGGTCAGCGGCTGCGGCTGCAAGGCCGCAATATCGCCAGTCAAACAGGGCAGCGCCGCGTTGGTGATTTTTTATGGCATGCCAGTTTGCAAGGCGGAGCGCAGGCATCCGGTCGCCAGGTTGGCCAACTTGCGATTGGTAAACGGGCTGATATGTTAGTGCTGGATGATCAGCATCCTAATCTGCAAGGCTTGCCAGTGGCAGATTTACTCAATACCTGGATTTTTGCAGGCAACGATAATCTGGTGCGTGATGTGCGTGTTGGCGGTCGCCTGGTAGTGCAGCGCGGACGGCATGTGGAGCAAGATCGTATTCAGGCTGGGTATGCCGATTGTATGCGGGTGTTGCGGCAGTCTTAA
- the hutG gene encoding N-formylglutamate deformylase translates to MQPVFHFQQGSVPLLISMPHVGTNIPPEVSAQLESVAFDKADTDWHLPLLYNMAQDLGASVIHADYSRYVIDLNRSRDDSNLYPGLDTTGLCPVDTFTKQALYPAGQTPDAAEVQRRIATYWQPYHDQLQQELDRLRAQFGTVILWDAHSIASQVPRFFQGKLPDLNFGTADQKSCDLGLQQALMHCLQTSAEAQTYSHIFNGRFKGGYITRNYGQPHDGVHAVQLEMSQCIYMDEPAPYAYRPDLAAQVQPLLRQLLTTCLEWAQQQSHFQLKPQANPPTSTSMVQS, encoded by the coding sequence ATGCAACCCGTATTCCATTTCCAGCAAGGCAGTGTGCCTTTATTGATTTCTATGCCGCATGTCGGCACCAACATCCCGCCCGAAGTCAGCGCCCAGTTAGAGTCTGTGGCTTTTGATAAAGCGGATACCGACTGGCATTTGCCCTTGCTCTACAACATGGCGCAAGACTTGGGCGCCTCAGTAATCCATGCCGATTACTCACGCTATGTGATTGATCTGAATCGTTCCCGCGATGACAGTAATCTGTACCCGGGGCTGGATACAACGGGCTTGTGCCCGGTCGATACCTTTACCAAACAAGCTTTATATCCCGCAGGTCAAACGCCCGATGCGGCAGAAGTGCAGCGACGTATTGCGACTTACTGGCAGCCGTATCACGATCAATTGCAGCAAGAGCTGGACCGCTTGCGTGCGCAGTTTGGGACAGTGATTTTGTGGGATGCTCATTCGATTGCGTCGCAAGTCCCGCGGTTTTTTCAAGGCAAATTACCTGATCTGAATTTTGGTACCGCAGATCAAAAATCCTGTGATCTCGGTTTGCAGCAAGCGCTGATGCATTGCCTGCAAACGTCAGCAGAGGCGCAAACTTATAGTCATATATTTAATGGTCGCTTTAAAGGCGGTTACATCACCCGTAATTATGGTCAGCCGCATGATGGTGTCCATGCAGTGCAGCTAGAAATGAGTCAGTGCATCTACATGGATGAGCCAGCACCCTATGCCTATCGCCCTGATCTGGCGGCACAAGTGCAGCCATTACTGCGACAGTTACTCACAACCTGCCTGGAGTGGGCGCAACAGCAATCGCACTTTCAATTAAAACCTCAGGCGAATCCGCCCACTTCAACCAGCATGGTGCAGTCTTGA
- a CDS encoding cache domain-containing protein, whose translation MKAFIKILVATVFAGVFAISFTGSALAVEHGSAQEATDLVKKVITYYKANGKEKTFAEINDPKGQFLVKDLYIFAGTVKGGGPTLAHGANPKLIGKSLGELKDVDGVFFVRKMTEVAASKEGKGWVDYKWPNPITKVLEQKSTYVERVDDLYFACGIYKG comes from the coding sequence ATGAAAGCATTCATCAAAATATTGGTAGCGACCGTATTCGCCGGTGTATTTGCCATCTCATTTACCGGTAGCGCCTTGGCTGTCGAGCACGGCAGCGCGCAAGAGGCAACCGATCTGGTAAAGAAGGTAATTACCTATTACAAAGCCAATGGTAAAGAAAAAACATTTGCCGAGATCAATGATCCCAAAGGACAGTTTCTCGTGAAAGATTTATATATCTTTGCCGGCACGGTCAAAGGCGGCGGTCCGACGCTGGCACATGGTGCTAACCCTAAATTGATCGGTAAAAGTTTAGGTGAATTGAAAGATGTGGACGGCGTTTTTTTCGTCCGTAAAATGACGGAAGTCGCTGCCAGCAAAGAAGGCAAAGGCTGGGTTGACTACAAGTGGCCAAACCCGATCACCAAAGTCTTAGAGCAAAAAAGCACCTACGTAGAACGAGTCGACGATCTTTATTTTGCCTGTGGAATTTATAAAGGATAG